The Vespa velutina chromosome 4, iVesVel2.1, whole genome shotgun sequence genome has a window encoding:
- the LOC124948455 gene encoding inositol polyphosphate 5-phosphatase E isoform X5 codes for MEQCRGNDTSSISNATKADISPKSKQKKKSLCQMLMNKKTRVGCLETSYKDGDSNKNSKADNSQHESHTSTKLSLCCAMTERSRTPPQSLTASRLSPTTLSRTSVKSEVASVNGKCQTDALVEKQEVYMTYVDHEGHESNINKKVIMREKEQRKSTYTEDENSSSGSMSPISMQLRQRLLHRRSADNLVINSPTNSMRHSSPESVKSVPIQLKPRSTSHDALSKKKDRKLPTTTGESTDSLAKQALLAAQVLNLIPAQKARERYMKNFLHGRIAANSLLGPVELEKVLPNRELKIFVGTWNMNGQSPPKELNDFMLPSEIETIPDMLAIGTQESCSERNEWEAALQETLGPSHVLLTSTGLGTLHLALFLRRDLIWFCSVPEDDSFSTRTGTAFRTKGAVALALMLFGTSFLFVTAHLTAHQDKVKERVNDIKRIVRNLDLPKDLPTKHKSKDVTQNFDCVFWCGDLNFRLAQPREEVIQWITDTSFPQQVPVNLQKDQLKTILNEGAVLRGFEEAAIMFPPTYKYDPGTQNFDSSSKQRTPAYTDRILFKGKGHTRGYIRRVSHESASSHKDGAIECLIYDSVPSICTSDHKPVWGVFKTTIRPGIDTIPLAAGLFNRDIYIEGIKRRAAAMDESQGTSKVCSIQ; via the exons atggaGCAGTGTAGAGGAAACGATACCTCTAGCATATCGAATGCGACAAAGGCAGATATATCACcaaaatcaaaacaaaagaaaaaatctctaTGTCAGATGCTTATGAATAAAAAGACCAGAGTCGGATGTTTGGAAACATCTTATAAAGACGGGGATTCGAATAAGAATTCTAAAGCTGATAATTCACAGCACGAATCTCATACCAGCacaaaattatctttatgttGTGCAATGACTGAACGCAGTAGAACACCGCCTCAAAGTTTAACCGCTAGTAGATTGTCTCCGACAACTTTAAGCAGGACATCTGTTAAATCAGAAGTAGCTTCTGTTAATGGTAAATGTCAAACAGATGCATTAGTTGAAAAACAAGAAGTTTATATGACATATGTTGATCACGAAGGTCATGagagtaatataaataaaaaagttataatgCGAGAAAAGGAGCAACGCAAGAGTACTTACACAGAAG ATGAAAATTCTTCTTCTGGATCAATGTCTCCAATCTCTATGCAGTTAAGACAAAGATTACTTCACAGAAGATCTGCTGATAATCTAGTAATAAATTCTCCAACAAATTCTATGCGACATTCTAGTCCAGAATCTGTGAAAAGTGTACCTATTCAACTTAAACCTCGCTCTACATCACATGATGCCttgtcaaagaaaaaagatcgtaaGCTGCCTACAACAACTGGAGAATCTACAGATAGTTTGGCAAAACAGGCATTACTTGCTGCACaagtattaaatttaattcctGCACAAAAAGCTAGAGAAAGGTATAtgaa aaattttcttcatgGAAGAATTGCAGCTAATTCATTGCTTGGTCCAGTGGAACTTGAAAAAGTATTACCAAAtcgtgaattaaaaatttttgttggaACATGGAATATGAATGGGCAATCTCCGCCAAAAGAACTAAATGATTTTATGTTACCTTCAGAAATAGAAACAATTCCTGATATGTTAGCTATAGGAACTCAAGAATCATGCtctgaaagaaatgaatgggAAGCTGCTTTGCAGGAAACATTAGGGCCTTCCCACGTTCTATTAACTAGTACAGGTCTTGGAACACTACATTTGGCCCTTTTTTTGAGAAGAGATCTTATTTGGTTTTGTTCTGTACCTGAAGATGATAGTTTTTCTACTAGAACCGGAACAGCATTTCGAACTAAAGGGGCTGTTGCTTTGGCTCTAATGTTGTTTGGTacaagttttctttttgtcacgGCGCATTTAACAGCTCATCAGGATAAAGTCAAAGAACGAGTGAATGATATCAAAAGAATTGTTAGAAATTTGGATCTTCCTAAAGACTTACCTACAAAACATAAAAGCAAAG atgtTACTCAAAATTTTGATTGCGTTTTTTGGTGCGGAGATTTAAATTTTCGTTTGGCTCAACCGAGAGAGGAAGTAATTCAATGGATTACAGACACATCTTTCCCGCAACAAGTTCCAGTAAATTTACAAAAGGatcaattaaaaacaatactTAACGAAGGTGCAGTACTACGTGGTTTTGAGGAAGCAGCAATCATGTTTCCTCCAACTTATAAATATGATCCAGGCACACAAAACTTTGATTCAAGTAGTAAGCAACGTACTCCTGCATATACGGATAGAATTCTTTTTAAGGGGAAAGGTCATACAAGGGGATATATTAGACGAGTTAGCCATGAAAGTGCTAGTTCGCATAAAGACGGTGCTATAGAATGCTTAATATATGATTCTGTTCCAAGTATTTGCACTTCAGATCACAAGCCTGTATGGGGTGTATTTAAAACAACAATAAGACCTGGAATTGATAC aataCCTCTTGCAGCTGGTTTATTTAATcgtgatatatacatagaaggAATTAAAAGACGTGCAGCAGCAATGGATGAGTCCCAAGGAACTTCAAAAGTTTGCTCAATTCAATAA
- the LOC124948455 gene encoding inositol polyphosphate 5-phosphatase E isoform X4, which translates to MEQCRGNDTSSISNATKADISPKSKQKKKSLCQMLMNKKTRVGCLETSYKDGDSNKNSKADNSQHESHTSTKLSLCCAMTERSRTPPQSLTASRLSPTTLSRTSVKSEVASVNGKCQTDALVEKQEVYMTYVDHEGHESNINKKVIMREKEQRKSTYTEESTEDEIEESSEDENIQMINAERDQKYIKDDYFTKGKYITYFFLEMERQFYNPSEVYSMVTYHDTNTCEKPEHKDENSSSGSMSPISMQLRQRLLHRRSADNLVINSPTNSMRHSSPESVKSVPIQLKPRSTSHDALSKKKDRKLPTTTGESTDSLAKQALLAAQVLNLIPAQKARERNFLHGRIAANSLLGPVELEKVLPNRELKIFVGTWNMNGQSPPKELNDFMLPSEIETIPDMLAIGTQESCSERNEWEAALQETLGPSHVLLTSTGLGTLHLALFLRRDLIWFCSVPEDDSFSTRTGTAFRTKGAVALALMLFGTSFLFVTAHLTAHQDKVKERVNDIKRIVRNLDLPKDLPTKHKSKDVTQNFDCVFWCGDLNFRLAQPREEVIQWITDTSFPQQVPVNLQKDQLKTILNEGAVLRGFEEAAIMFPPTYKYDPGTQNFDSSSKQRTPAYTDRILFKGKGHTRGYIRRVSHESASSHKDGAIECLIYDSVPSICTSDHKPVWGVFKTTIRPGIDTIPLAAGLFNRDIYIEGIKRRAAAMDESQGTSKVCSIQ; encoded by the exons atggaGCAGTGTAGAGGAAACGATACCTCTAGCATATCGAATGCGACAAAGGCAGATATATCACcaaaatcaaaacaaaagaaaaaatctctaTGTCAGATGCTTATGAATAAAAAGACCAGAGTCGGATGTTTGGAAACATCTTATAAAGACGGGGATTCGAATAAGAATTCTAAAGCTGATAATTCACAGCACGAATCTCATACCAGCacaaaattatctttatgttGTGCAATGACTGAACGCAGTAGAACACCGCCTCAAAGTTTAACCGCTAGTAGATTGTCTCCGACAACTTTAAGCAGGACATCTGTTAAATCAGAAGTAGCTTCTGTTAATGGTAAATGTCAAACAGATGCATTAGTTGAAAAACAAGAAGTTTATATGACATATGTTGATCACGAAGGTCATGagagtaatataaataaaaaagttataatgCGAGAAAAGGAGCAACGCAAGAGTACTTACACAGAAG AGTCTACAGAAGATGAAATCGAGGAATCTTCAGAAgatgaaaatatacaaatgatCAATGCTGAAAgggatcaaaaatatataaaggatgACTATTTTACAAAGGGGAAGtatattacttatttcttcCTGGAAATGGAAAGGCAATTCTACAATCCTTCAGAAGTTTACAGTATGGTTACATACCATGATACTAACACTTGTGAAAAACCAGAACACAAAG ATGAAAATTCTTCTTCTGGATCAATGTCTCCAATCTCTATGCAGTTAAGACAAAGATTACTTCACAGAAGATCTGCTGATAATCTAGTAATAAATTCTCCAACAAATTCTATGCGACATTCTAGTCCAGAATCTGTGAAAAGTGTACCTATTCAACTTAAACCTCGCTCTACATCACATGATGCCttgtcaaagaaaaaagatcgtaaGCTGCCTACAACAACTGGAGAATCTACAGATAGTTTGGCAAAACAGGCATTACTTGCTGCACaagtattaaatttaattcctGCACAAAAAGCTAGAGAAAG aaattttcttcatgGAAGAATTGCAGCTAATTCATTGCTTGGTCCAGTGGAACTTGAAAAAGTATTACCAAAtcgtgaattaaaaatttttgttggaACATGGAATATGAATGGGCAATCTCCGCCAAAAGAACTAAATGATTTTATGTTACCTTCAGAAATAGAAACAATTCCTGATATGTTAGCTATAGGAACTCAAGAATCATGCtctgaaagaaatgaatgggAAGCTGCTTTGCAGGAAACATTAGGGCCTTCCCACGTTCTATTAACTAGTACAGGTCTTGGAACACTACATTTGGCCCTTTTTTTGAGAAGAGATCTTATTTGGTTTTGTTCTGTACCTGAAGATGATAGTTTTTCTACTAGAACCGGAACAGCATTTCGAACTAAAGGGGCTGTTGCTTTGGCTCTAATGTTGTTTGGTacaagttttctttttgtcacgGCGCATTTAACAGCTCATCAGGATAAAGTCAAAGAACGAGTGAATGATATCAAAAGAATTGTTAGAAATTTGGATCTTCCTAAAGACTTACCTACAAAACATAAAAGCAAAG atgtTACTCAAAATTTTGATTGCGTTTTTTGGTGCGGAGATTTAAATTTTCGTTTGGCTCAACCGAGAGAGGAAGTAATTCAATGGATTACAGACACATCTTTCCCGCAACAAGTTCCAGTAAATTTACAAAAGGatcaattaaaaacaatactTAACGAAGGTGCAGTACTACGTGGTTTTGAGGAAGCAGCAATCATGTTTCCTCCAACTTATAAATATGATCCAGGCACACAAAACTTTGATTCAAGTAGTAAGCAACGTACTCCTGCATATACGGATAGAATTCTTTTTAAGGGGAAAGGTCATACAAGGGGATATATTAGACGAGTTAGCCATGAAAGTGCTAGTTCGCATAAAGACGGTGCTATAGAATGCTTAATATATGATTCTGTTCCAAGTATTTGCACTTCAGATCACAAGCCTGTATGGGGTGTATTTAAAACAACAATAAGACCTGGAATTGATAC aataCCTCTTGCAGCTGGTTTATTTAATcgtgatatatacatagaaggAATTAAAAGACGTGCAGCAGCAATGGATGAGTCCCAAGGAACTTCAAAAGTTTGCTCAATTCAATAA
- the LOC124948455 gene encoding inositol polyphosphate 5-phosphatase E isoform X1: MPSRKKRKNSFLNKLTKVFRKKKTHVSERQTGHSSEEITEQKSELQQQPIKHITDSNEQINTSVKSDINFPITRSFSSKHINDECSNTSNYFKTSSVSLSDENKNFNTLQKQEGVMYSGSDRYIHIKTAFLKQDNRLSGFYQMQQSNASENKIQSIDKNQIKIMNSFTKKIIQNSELKNDNVNESITTHKFLIKELKSTTQESSEDSDFSAESTEDEIEESSEDENIQMINAERDQKYIKDDYFTKGKYITYFFLEMERQFYNPSEVYSMVTYHDTNTCEKPEHKDENSSSGSMSPISMQLRQRLLHRRSADNLVINSPTNSMRHSSPESVKSVPIQLKPRSTSHDALSKKKDRKLPTTTGESTDSLAKQALLAAQVLNLIPAQKARERYMKNFLHGRIAANSLLGPVELEKVLPNRELKIFVGTWNMNGQSPPKELNDFMLPSEIETIPDMLAIGTQESCSERNEWEAALQETLGPSHVLLTSTGLGTLHLALFLRRDLIWFCSVPEDDSFSTRTGTAFRTKGAVALALMLFGTSFLFVTAHLTAHQDKVKERVNDIKRIVRNLDLPKDLPTKHKSKDVTQNFDCVFWCGDLNFRLAQPREEVIQWITDTSFPQQVPVNLQKDQLKTILNEGAVLRGFEEAAIMFPPTYKYDPGTQNFDSSSKQRTPAYTDRILFKGKGHTRGYIRRVSHESASSHKDGAIECLIYDSVPSICTSDHKPVWGVFKTTIRPGIDTIPLAAGLFNRDIYIEGIKRRAAAMDESQGTSKVCSIQ; encoded by the exons ATGCcatcaaggaaaaaaaggaagaattcaTTTCTTAATAAGTTAACTAAAGTatttaggaagaaaaaaactcATGTATCAGAAAGGCAGACAGGTCATTCTTCTGAAGAGATTACTGAACAAAAATCAGAACTACAACAACAACCAATAAAACATATTACTGATTctaatgaacaaataaatacaagTGTAAAAtcagatattaattttcctaTAACACGTAGTTTCTCAAGTAAACATATTAATGATGAATGTAGTAATacatcaaattattttaaaacttcTTCTGTGAGTTTAtctgatgaaaataaaaatttcaatacgtTGCAAAAACAAGAAGGGGTTATGTATTCTGGCtcagatagatatatacatataaaaactGCCTTTCTGAAACAAGATAATAGATTAAGTGGATTTTATCAAATGCAGCAATCTAATGCttctgaaaataaaattcaatcaattgataaaaatcagataaaaataatgaactccttcactaaaaaaataatacagaatTCAGAATTGAAGAATGATAATGTTAATGAATCAATTACAAcacacaaatttttaataaaagaacttAAATCAACTACCCAAGAGAGTAGTGAAGATAGTGACTTCTCTGCAGAGTCTACAGAAGATGAAATCGAGGAATCTTCAGAAgatgaaaatatacaaatgatCAATGCTGAAAgggatcaaaaatatataaaggatgACTATTTTACAAAGGGGAAGtatattacttatttcttcCTGGAAATGGAAAGGCAATTCTACAATCCTTCAGAAGTTTACAGTATGGTTACATACCATGATACTAACACTTGTGAAAAACCAGAACACAAAG ATGAAAATTCTTCTTCTGGATCAATGTCTCCAATCTCTATGCAGTTAAGACAAAGATTACTTCACAGAAGATCTGCTGATAATCTAGTAATAAATTCTCCAACAAATTCTATGCGACATTCTAGTCCAGAATCTGTGAAAAGTGTACCTATTCAACTTAAACCTCGCTCTACATCACATGATGCCttgtcaaagaaaaaagatcgtaaGCTGCCTACAACAACTGGAGAATCTACAGATAGTTTGGCAAAACAGGCATTACTTGCTGCACaagtattaaatttaattcctGCACAAAAAGCTAGAGAAAGGTATAtgaa aaattttcttcatgGAAGAATTGCAGCTAATTCATTGCTTGGTCCAGTGGAACTTGAAAAAGTATTACCAAAtcgtgaattaaaaatttttgttggaACATGGAATATGAATGGGCAATCTCCGCCAAAAGAACTAAATGATTTTATGTTACCTTCAGAAATAGAAACAATTCCTGATATGTTAGCTATAGGAACTCAAGAATCATGCtctgaaagaaatgaatgggAAGCTGCTTTGCAGGAAACATTAGGGCCTTCCCACGTTCTATTAACTAGTACAGGTCTTGGAACACTACATTTGGCCCTTTTTTTGAGAAGAGATCTTATTTGGTTTTGTTCTGTACCTGAAGATGATAGTTTTTCTACTAGAACCGGAACAGCATTTCGAACTAAAGGGGCTGTTGCTTTGGCTCTAATGTTGTTTGGTacaagttttctttttgtcacgGCGCATTTAACAGCTCATCAGGATAAAGTCAAAGAACGAGTGAATGATATCAAAAGAATTGTTAGAAATTTGGATCTTCCTAAAGACTTACCTACAAAACATAAAAGCAAAG atgtTACTCAAAATTTTGATTGCGTTTTTTGGTGCGGAGATTTAAATTTTCGTTTGGCTCAACCGAGAGAGGAAGTAATTCAATGGATTACAGACACATCTTTCCCGCAACAAGTTCCAGTAAATTTACAAAAGGatcaattaaaaacaatactTAACGAAGGTGCAGTACTACGTGGTTTTGAGGAAGCAGCAATCATGTTTCCTCCAACTTATAAATATGATCCAGGCACACAAAACTTTGATTCAAGTAGTAAGCAACGTACTCCTGCATATACGGATAGAATTCTTTTTAAGGGGAAAGGTCATACAAGGGGATATATTAGACGAGTTAGCCATGAAAGTGCTAGTTCGCATAAAGACGGTGCTATAGAATGCTTAATATATGATTCTGTTCCAAGTATTTGCACTTCAGATCACAAGCCTGTATGGGGTGTATTTAAAACAACAATAAGACCTGGAATTGATAC aataCCTCTTGCAGCTGGTTTATTTAATcgtgatatatacatagaaggAATTAAAAGACGTGCAGCAGCAATGGATGAGTCCCAAGGAACTTCAAAAGTTTGCTCAATTCAATAA
- the LOC124948455 gene encoding inositol polyphosphate 5-phosphatase E isoform X3, which translates to MEQCRGNDTSSISNATKADISPKSKQKKKSLCQMLMNKKTRVGCLETSYKDGDSNKNSKADNSQHESHTSTKLSLCCAMTERSRTPPQSLTASRLSPTTLSRTSVKSEVASVNGKCQTDALVEKQEVYMTYVDHEGHESNINKKVIMREKEQRKSTYTEESTEDEIEESSEDENIQMINAERDQKYIKDDYFTKGKYITYFFLEMERQFYNPSEVYSMVTYHDTNTCEKPEHKDENSSSGSMSPISMQLRQRLLHRRSADNLVINSPTNSMRHSSPESVKSVPIQLKPRSTSHDALSKKKDRKLPTTTGESTDSLAKQALLAAQVLNLIPAQKARERYMKNFLHGRIAANSLLGPVELEKVLPNRELKIFVGTWNMNGQSPPKELNDFMLPSEIETIPDMLAIGTQESCSERNEWEAALQETLGPSHVLLTSTGLGTLHLALFLRRDLIWFCSVPEDDSFSTRTGTAFRTKGAVALALMLFGTSFLFVTAHLTAHQDKVKERVNDIKRIVRNLDLPKDLPTKHKSKDVTQNFDCVFWCGDLNFRLAQPREEVIQWITDTSFPQQVPVNLQKDQLKTILNEGAVLRGFEEAAIMFPPTYKYDPGTQNFDSSSKQRTPAYTDRILFKGKGHTRGYIRRVSHESASSHKDGAIECLIYDSVPSICTSDHKPVWGVFKTTIRPGIDTIPLAAGLFNRDIYIEGIKRRAAAMDESQGTSKVCSIQ; encoded by the exons atggaGCAGTGTAGAGGAAACGATACCTCTAGCATATCGAATGCGACAAAGGCAGATATATCACcaaaatcaaaacaaaagaaaaaatctctaTGTCAGATGCTTATGAATAAAAAGACCAGAGTCGGATGTTTGGAAACATCTTATAAAGACGGGGATTCGAATAAGAATTCTAAAGCTGATAATTCACAGCACGAATCTCATACCAGCacaaaattatctttatgttGTGCAATGACTGAACGCAGTAGAACACCGCCTCAAAGTTTAACCGCTAGTAGATTGTCTCCGACAACTTTAAGCAGGACATCTGTTAAATCAGAAGTAGCTTCTGTTAATGGTAAATGTCAAACAGATGCATTAGTTGAAAAACAAGAAGTTTATATGACATATGTTGATCACGAAGGTCATGagagtaatataaataaaaaagttataatgCGAGAAAAGGAGCAACGCAAGAGTACTTACACAGAAG AGTCTACAGAAGATGAAATCGAGGAATCTTCAGAAgatgaaaatatacaaatgatCAATGCTGAAAgggatcaaaaatatataaaggatgACTATTTTACAAAGGGGAAGtatattacttatttcttcCTGGAAATGGAAAGGCAATTCTACAATCCTTCAGAAGTTTACAGTATGGTTACATACCATGATACTAACACTTGTGAAAAACCAGAACACAAAG ATGAAAATTCTTCTTCTGGATCAATGTCTCCAATCTCTATGCAGTTAAGACAAAGATTACTTCACAGAAGATCTGCTGATAATCTAGTAATAAATTCTCCAACAAATTCTATGCGACATTCTAGTCCAGAATCTGTGAAAAGTGTACCTATTCAACTTAAACCTCGCTCTACATCACATGATGCCttgtcaaagaaaaaagatcgtaaGCTGCCTACAACAACTGGAGAATCTACAGATAGTTTGGCAAAACAGGCATTACTTGCTGCACaagtattaaatttaattcctGCACAAAAAGCTAGAGAAAGGTATAtgaa aaattttcttcatgGAAGAATTGCAGCTAATTCATTGCTTGGTCCAGTGGAACTTGAAAAAGTATTACCAAAtcgtgaattaaaaatttttgttggaACATGGAATATGAATGGGCAATCTCCGCCAAAAGAACTAAATGATTTTATGTTACCTTCAGAAATAGAAACAATTCCTGATATGTTAGCTATAGGAACTCAAGAATCATGCtctgaaagaaatgaatgggAAGCTGCTTTGCAGGAAACATTAGGGCCTTCCCACGTTCTATTAACTAGTACAGGTCTTGGAACACTACATTTGGCCCTTTTTTTGAGAAGAGATCTTATTTGGTTTTGTTCTGTACCTGAAGATGATAGTTTTTCTACTAGAACCGGAACAGCATTTCGAACTAAAGGGGCTGTTGCTTTGGCTCTAATGTTGTTTGGTacaagttttctttttgtcacgGCGCATTTAACAGCTCATCAGGATAAAGTCAAAGAACGAGTGAATGATATCAAAAGAATTGTTAGAAATTTGGATCTTCCTAAAGACTTACCTACAAAACATAAAAGCAAAG atgtTACTCAAAATTTTGATTGCGTTTTTTGGTGCGGAGATTTAAATTTTCGTTTGGCTCAACCGAGAGAGGAAGTAATTCAATGGATTACAGACACATCTTTCCCGCAACAAGTTCCAGTAAATTTACAAAAGGatcaattaaaaacaatactTAACGAAGGTGCAGTACTACGTGGTTTTGAGGAAGCAGCAATCATGTTTCCTCCAACTTATAAATATGATCCAGGCACACAAAACTTTGATTCAAGTAGTAAGCAACGTACTCCTGCATATACGGATAGAATTCTTTTTAAGGGGAAAGGTCATACAAGGGGATATATTAGACGAGTTAGCCATGAAAGTGCTAGTTCGCATAAAGACGGTGCTATAGAATGCTTAATATATGATTCTGTTCCAAGTATTTGCACTTCAGATCACAAGCCTGTATGGGGTGTATTTAAAACAACAATAAGACCTGGAATTGATAC aataCCTCTTGCAGCTGGTTTATTTAATcgtgatatatacatagaaggAATTAAAAGACGTGCAGCAGCAATGGATGAGTCCCAAGGAACTTCAAAAGTTTGCTCAATTCAATAA
- the LOC124948455 gene encoding inositol polyphosphate 5-phosphatase E isoform X6, whose product MEQCRGNDTSSISNATKADISPKSKQKKKSLCQMLMNKKTRVGCLETSYKDGDSNKNSKADNSQHESHTSTKLSLCCAMTERSRTPPQSLTASRLSPTTLSRTSVKSEVASVNGKCQTDALVEKQEVYMTYVDHEGHESNINKKVIMREKEQRKSTYTEDENSSSGSMSPISMQLRQRLLHRRSADNLVINSPTNSMRHSSPESVKSVPIQLKPRSTSHDALSKKKDRKLPTTTGESTDSLAKQALLAAQVLNLIPAQKARERNFLHGRIAANSLLGPVELEKVLPNRELKIFVGTWNMNGQSPPKELNDFMLPSEIETIPDMLAIGTQESCSERNEWEAALQETLGPSHVLLTSTGLGTLHLALFLRRDLIWFCSVPEDDSFSTRTGTAFRTKGAVALALMLFGTSFLFVTAHLTAHQDKVKERVNDIKRIVRNLDLPKDLPTKHKSKDVTQNFDCVFWCGDLNFRLAQPREEVIQWITDTSFPQQVPVNLQKDQLKTILNEGAVLRGFEEAAIMFPPTYKYDPGTQNFDSSSKQRTPAYTDRILFKGKGHTRGYIRRVSHESASSHKDGAIECLIYDSVPSICTSDHKPVWGVFKTTIRPGIDTIPLAAGLFNRDIYIEGIKRRAAAMDESQGTSKVCSIQ is encoded by the exons atggaGCAGTGTAGAGGAAACGATACCTCTAGCATATCGAATGCGACAAAGGCAGATATATCACcaaaatcaaaacaaaagaaaaaatctctaTGTCAGATGCTTATGAATAAAAAGACCAGAGTCGGATGTTTGGAAACATCTTATAAAGACGGGGATTCGAATAAGAATTCTAAAGCTGATAATTCACAGCACGAATCTCATACCAGCacaaaattatctttatgttGTGCAATGACTGAACGCAGTAGAACACCGCCTCAAAGTTTAACCGCTAGTAGATTGTCTCCGACAACTTTAAGCAGGACATCTGTTAAATCAGAAGTAGCTTCTGTTAATGGTAAATGTCAAACAGATGCATTAGTTGAAAAACAAGAAGTTTATATGACATATGTTGATCACGAAGGTCATGagagtaatataaataaaaaagttataatgCGAGAAAAGGAGCAACGCAAGAGTACTTACACAGAAG ATGAAAATTCTTCTTCTGGATCAATGTCTCCAATCTCTATGCAGTTAAGACAAAGATTACTTCACAGAAGATCTGCTGATAATCTAGTAATAAATTCTCCAACAAATTCTATGCGACATTCTAGTCCAGAATCTGTGAAAAGTGTACCTATTCAACTTAAACCTCGCTCTACATCACATGATGCCttgtcaaagaaaaaagatcgtaaGCTGCCTACAACAACTGGAGAATCTACAGATAGTTTGGCAAAACAGGCATTACTTGCTGCACaagtattaaatttaattcctGCACAAAAAGCTAGAGAAAG aaattttcttcatgGAAGAATTGCAGCTAATTCATTGCTTGGTCCAGTGGAACTTGAAAAAGTATTACCAAAtcgtgaattaaaaatttttgttggaACATGGAATATGAATGGGCAATCTCCGCCAAAAGAACTAAATGATTTTATGTTACCTTCAGAAATAGAAACAATTCCTGATATGTTAGCTATAGGAACTCAAGAATCATGCtctgaaagaaatgaatgggAAGCTGCTTTGCAGGAAACATTAGGGCCTTCCCACGTTCTATTAACTAGTACAGGTCTTGGAACACTACATTTGGCCCTTTTTTTGAGAAGAGATCTTATTTGGTTTTGTTCTGTACCTGAAGATGATAGTTTTTCTACTAGAACCGGAACAGCATTTCGAACTAAAGGGGCTGTTGCTTTGGCTCTAATGTTGTTTGGTacaagttttctttttgtcacgGCGCATTTAACAGCTCATCAGGATAAAGTCAAAGAACGAGTGAATGATATCAAAAGAATTGTTAGAAATTTGGATCTTCCTAAAGACTTACCTACAAAACATAAAAGCAAAG atgtTACTCAAAATTTTGATTGCGTTTTTTGGTGCGGAGATTTAAATTTTCGTTTGGCTCAACCGAGAGAGGAAGTAATTCAATGGATTACAGACACATCTTTCCCGCAACAAGTTCCAGTAAATTTACAAAAGGatcaattaaaaacaatactTAACGAAGGTGCAGTACTACGTGGTTTTGAGGAAGCAGCAATCATGTTTCCTCCAACTTATAAATATGATCCAGGCACACAAAACTTTGATTCAAGTAGTAAGCAACGTACTCCTGCATATACGGATAGAATTCTTTTTAAGGGGAAAGGTCATACAAGGGGATATATTAGACGAGTTAGCCATGAAAGTGCTAGTTCGCATAAAGACGGTGCTATAGAATGCTTAATATATGATTCTGTTCCAAGTATTTGCACTTCAGATCACAAGCCTGTATGGGGTGTATTTAAAACAACAATAAGACCTGGAATTGATAC aataCCTCTTGCAGCTGGTTTATTTAATcgtgatatatacatagaaggAATTAAAAGACGTGCAGCAGCAATGGATGAGTCCCAAGGAACTTCAAAAGTTTGCTCAATTCAATAA